Proteins encoded in a region of the Ruegeria sp. AD91A genome:
- the nthB gene encoding nitrile hydratase subunit beta, producing the protein MTRVHDMGGRFGDGPISPEAENAPVFAEDWNARALAVTLASGFLGQWNIDISRHARERLSPKDYTRFSYYEKWISGLADLLVERGVLTLADLRGDGNDVPSPLADRRLKAEAVSAALAKGGPADRPSTVSMRFSVGQQVVTNRPAANRLVDGGHTRLPIYASGAKGRVLRLHGTHVLPDSNAHGLGEAPEPIYAVAFPASELWANPEHPDDEVVLDLWQSYLEPA; encoded by the coding sequence ATGACCCGCGTTCATGACATGGGAGGCCGGTTCGGAGATGGTCCGATAAGTCCCGAAGCCGAGAATGCACCGGTTTTTGCCGAAGACTGGAACGCACGGGCACTGGCAGTGACACTTGCATCCGGCTTTCTGGGGCAGTGGAACATCGACATATCTCGCCACGCACGCGAACGGCTGTCCCCGAAAGACTACACGCGGTTTTCGTACTATGAGAAGTGGATATCGGGCCTGGCTGACCTGCTGGTAGAACGCGGCGTTCTTACCTTGGCCGACCTGCGGGGCGATGGGAATGACGTACCGAGTCCACTGGCAGACAGGAGGCTGAAAGCGGAAGCTGTTTCTGCTGCTTTGGCCAAAGGTGGGCCGGCGGACAGGCCCTCGACGGTGTCGATGCGGTTTTCTGTCGGGCAACAGGTTGTCACAAATCGCCCCGCAGCAAATCGGCTTGTAGATGGCGGCCATACGCGCCTGCCGATCTATGCGTCTGGTGCCAAGGGCCGAGTCCTGCGCCTGCACGGAACCCATGTCCTGCCTGATTCCAACGCTCACGGGCTGGGCGAAGCGCCTGAACCGATTTATGCCGTGGCATTCCCGGCATCGGAGCTTTGGGCCAACCCTGAACACCCCGATGACGAAGTCGTATTGGACCTCTGGCAAAGCTACCTGGAGCCGGCATGA
- a CDS encoding GFA family protein, which produces MRGHCLCGSIKYEIDPPALSCVTCHCDSCRRQCAAPMTTYFAVRDGKWRWIGEGPKRFNSSPGVERSFCPHCGTPISFRSAKMSDVMHLYVATLETPEALQPTLHVSHEEKLSWLHLADGLPTCTGPDYTKIQPLPDA; this is translated from the coding sequence ATGCGTGGACATTGCCTGTGCGGCAGCATCAAGTACGAGATTGACCCCCCTGCCCTGTCCTGTGTCACCTGTCATTGCGACAGCTGCCGACGCCAATGCGCTGCACCGATGACCACCTATTTCGCAGTTCGTGACGGAAAGTGGCGCTGGATCGGAGAAGGGCCGAAACGCTTCAACTCTTCTCCCGGTGTCGAACGCAGTTTTTGCCCGCATTGCGGCACCCCAATCTCATTCCGTTCAGCCAAGATGTCGGATGTGATGCACCTGTATGTAGCCACTTTGGAGACCCCAGAGGCGTTACAGCCCACGTTGCACGTGTCTCATGAGGAAAAGCTGAGCTGGCTGCACCTGGCTGACGGTCTGCCCACCTGCACCGGGCCGGATTACACAAAAATTCAACCCCTGCCGGACGCCTGA
- a CDS encoding glutathione S-transferase family protein — protein MMTRYRLHYAPDNASLVVRLVLEEMGAPYETVLVDRRRNEQDSVAYRALNPNGLIPVLETPQGPIFETAAILLWLSERHGQLAPAAEAPERAEFLKWLFFASNTLHADLRILFYAEKYIDPPRADTLRAGIRPRIKQHLQLLDALAKHAPIWFSAECPSVLTYYVACMMRWMALYPAKADRSWYQLTDTPALQTILAQLETRPATLAAIAAEGLGPTPYTSPIYATPLEGSAT, from the coding sequence ATGATGACCCGATACCGCCTGCATTATGCCCCTGATAACGCCTCGCTGGTGGTCCGGCTGGTGCTGGAAGAAATGGGTGCGCCCTATGAAACCGTGCTGGTCGATCGCCGTCGAAACGAACAAGACAGCGTAGCGTATCGGGCGTTGAACCCCAACGGGCTGATCCCTGTGCTTGAAACTCCGCAAGGGCCGATCTTTGAAACGGCGGCAATCCTGCTGTGGCTGTCCGAGCGCCACGGTCAACTGGCCCCGGCGGCAGAAGCCCCCGAACGCGCCGAGTTTTTGAAATGGTTGTTCTTTGCGTCCAATACCCTGCACGCCGATCTGCGCATTCTGTTTTACGCCGAGAAATACATCGATCCCCCACGGGCCGATACGTTGCGTGCAGGTATCCGACCCCGTATAAAGCAACACCTGCAACTGCTGGACGCGCTGGCAAAACACGCGCCGATCTGGTTCAGCGCAGAATGTCCGTCGGTTCTGACCTATTACGTCGCATGCATGATGCGCTGGATGGCCTTGTACCCGGCCAAGGCAGATCGCAGTTGGTATCAACTGACTGACACCCCGGCCCTGCAAACCATCCTGGCACAGCTTGAGACGCGCCCTGCCACCCTCGCAGCCATCGCGGCCGAGGGTCTGGGACCCACACCGTACACCTCTCCTATTTACGCTACCCCCTTAGAAGGCTCAGCTACCTGA
- a CDS encoding N-acetyltransferase family protein yields MQDVIIRRLRKCDQALVKHHFNKLDEEILLSRFGVPVQPQGLQDYLSNMFADAAFVFGAFPDPCLRGLGELRLIPDHKHHVAEVAFTVEKAWQDRGIGDALLSRLITVAQNRGIREVHMLCLAANQKMRRLAAKHNAKLTLVPGQVEATLTTPWPTPFSMAKEITGEYHAFTRAVLNWPNHVHTSNEAQD; encoded by the coding sequence ATGCAAGACGTCATAATCCGCCGACTTCGGAAGTGCGATCAGGCCTTAGTTAAACACCATTTCAACAAGTTGGATGAAGAGATATTGTTGTCGCGCTTTGGAGTGCCTGTTCAGCCGCAGGGATTGCAAGACTACCTTTCCAACATGTTTGCTGATGCAGCATTCGTTTTCGGAGCATTCCCGGATCCTTGCCTGCGTGGTCTAGGAGAATTGCGCCTGATACCTGACCATAAACACCACGTTGCCGAAGTAGCCTTTACCGTAGAGAAGGCCTGGCAGGATCGGGGCATCGGCGACGCATTGCTGTCACGCCTCATTACGGTCGCCCAAAATCGGGGGATCAGAGAAGTTCACATGCTTTGCCTTGCGGCAAACCAAAAAATGCGGCGCTTGGCCGCCAAGCACAACGCCAAGCTGACCCTTGTACCGGGTCAGGTCGAGGCTACCCTGACCACTCCGTGGCCGACACCGTTTAGTATGGCCAAAGAAATCACAGGCGAGTACCACGCGTTTACACGCGCAGTGCTCAACTGGCCCAACCATGTGCACACATCAAACGAGGCTCAGGATTGA
- a CDS encoding adenylosuccinate synthase, which yields MANVVVVGAQWGDEGKGKIVDWLSERADVIARFQGGHNAGHTLVIDGEVYKLHALPSGVVRGGKLSVIGNGVVLDPWHLLKEIATIRAQGVEITPDTLMIAENTPLILPIHGELDRAREEAASKGTKIGTTGRGIGPAYEDKVGRRSVRVADLADEATLEARVDRALQHHDPLRKGLGIELVDRDALIAQLKEIAQSILPFAAPVWKVLNEKRKAGKRILFEGAQGALLDIDFGTYPFVTSSNVIAGQAATGVGIGPGSIDFVLGIVKAYTTRVGEGPFPTELEDADGQRLGERGHEFGTTTGRKRRCGWFDACLVRQTCATSGVNGISLTKLDVLDGFETLKICTGYELDGERMDYLPTAADQQARCTPIYEEMPGWSESTEGARSWADLPANAIKYVRRVEELIECPVALLSTSPERDDTILVTDPFAD from the coding sequence ATGGCCAACGTGGTTGTTGTCGGCGCCCAGTGGGGTGACGAAGGAAAAGGCAAGATCGTCGACTGGCTCAGCGAACGGGCGGATGTGATCGCGCGTTTTCAGGGCGGACATAACGCCGGTCACACGCTGGTGATCGATGGAGAAGTCTACAAACTGCATGCGCTGCCTTCCGGTGTCGTGCGCGGTGGCAAGCTGAGCGTCATCGGCAACGGCGTCGTGCTGGATCCCTGGCACTTGCTTAAGGAAATTGCGACCATCCGGGCGCAGGGTGTGGAGATCACCCCCGATACGTTGATGATTGCCGAGAACACCCCGCTGATCCTGCCGATTCACGGTGAGCTGGATCGGGCGCGTGAAGAAGCGGCAAGCAAAGGCACCAAAATCGGCACTACAGGTCGTGGGATTGGACCGGCTTATGAAGACAAGGTCGGGCGCCGTTCCGTGCGTGTCGCCGATCTGGCGGATGAAGCCACGCTCGAAGCACGGGTGGACCGCGCTTTGCAGCACCATGACCCGCTGCGCAAAGGTCTGGGAATCGAACTGGTCGACCGCGACGCGCTGATTGCCCAATTGAAAGAGATCGCGCAGAGCATTCTGCCTTTTGCTGCTCCGGTCTGGAAAGTTCTGAACGAAAAGCGCAAAGCCGGAAAACGCATCCTGTTCGAAGGGGCGCAAGGGGCGCTGCTGGACATCGATTTCGGCACCTATCCGTTCGTGACCTCGTCCAACGTGATCGCAGGTCAGGCCGCGACAGGGGTCGGGATTGGACCGGGATCGATCGATTTTGTGCTGGGGATTGTAAAAGCCTACACCACCCGTGTCGGCGAAGGCCCATTCCCGACGGAACTTGAGGATGCGGATGGTCAGCGCCTGGGTGAACGTGGGCATGAATTCGGGACAACAACAGGTCGCAAACGCCGTTGCGGATGGTTCGACGCGTGCCTGGTCCGTCAGACCTGTGCGACCAGTGGCGTGAACGGTATCTCTTTGACAAAACTGGACGTTCTGGATGGGTTCGAAACTCTGAAGATCTGTACAGGGTATGAGCTAGACGGTGAACGCATGGACTATCTGCCGACAGCGGCTGACCAGCAGGCCCGTTGCACACCGATCTACGAAGAAATGCCGGGTTGGAGCGAATCGACCGAAGGCGCGCGCAGCTGGGCTGATTTGCCGGCCAATGCGATCAAGTATGTGCGCCGGGTCGAAGAGCTGATCGAATGCCCTGTGGCCCTTCTGTCCACCAGCCCGGAGCGGGACGATACCATTCTGGTGACCGACCCGTTTGCTGATTGA
- a CDS encoding bacterioferritin: MSNATTITNLQQALHMELTAAHQYQLHAHVLEDWGLDILAEKMRAEMQEELGHSDAFIERILFLGGVPELAFQKSPAAAASLEDMFAADLKDETEAVDFYTNAALQAAEVGDVGSRTLFERILLEEEGHKDWLDTQLNLLKRLGEANFSAKFVSGVANDA, from the coding sequence ATGAGCAACGCAACAACGATTACCAACCTTCAACAAGCGCTTCACATGGAGCTGACGGCGGCGCACCAGTATCAGCTGCATGCCCATGTGCTGGAAGACTGGGGCCTTGATATCCTTGCGGAAAAAATGCGCGCTGAAATGCAGGAAGAACTGGGCCACTCCGACGCGTTCATTGAGCGTATCCTGTTCCTTGGTGGCGTGCCCGAACTTGCGTTTCAGAAAAGCCCGGCAGCCGCGGCTTCTCTGGAAGACATGTTCGCTGCGGACCTGAAGGATGAAACCGAGGCGGTCGACTTCTATACCAACGCCGCGCTGCAGGCCGCCGAGGTCGGGGATGTAGGATCAAGGACCCTGTTCGAACGCATCTTGTTGGAAGAAGAAGGTCACAAAGACTGGTTAGATACACAGTTGAACCTGCTGAAACGCCTGGGTGAAGCCAACTTCAGCGCTAAATTCGTATCCGGTGTAGCAAACGACGCCTGA
- the secG gene encoding preprotein translocase subunit SecG, producing the protein MENVVLIIHLLLALGLIAVVLLQRSEGGGLGMGGGGGGAMTGRAAATALGKLTWILAACFIVTSITLTILAAQKSSGSSVIDRLGVPAPASTEESTPAVPAADDLLPPAQDDNAPLIPQAD; encoded by the coding sequence ATGGAAAACGTCGTTCTCATTATCCACCTTCTTTTGGCTCTGGGCCTGATTGCCGTTGTTCTGTTGCAGCGGTCCGAAGGCGGTGGCCTTGGCATGGGTGGTGGTGGCGGTGGTGCCATGACAGGCCGTGCAGCAGCGACCGCTTTGGGCAAACTGACTTGGATCCTCGCCGCTTGCTTTATCGTAACCTCGATAACGTTGACCATTCTGGCGGCTCAGAAGTCTTCGGGCAGCTCGGTGATCGACCGTTTGGGCGTTCCGGCTCCGGCTTCGACTGAAGAAAGCACACCGGCGGTTCCGGCGGCGGATGACCTTCTGCCGCCTGCACAGGACGACAATGCACCGCTGATCCCGCAAGCGGACTAA
- a CDS encoding DUF2842 domain-containing protein — translation MKKEQKTGLSYKARRRWSLVILVIGLPLYVVAVVTVLNWLERPPIWVELLVYIVLGILWALPFKFVFRGVGKEDPDQS, via the coding sequence ATGAAGAAAGAGCAGAAAACAGGTCTGAGTTACAAGGCGCGCCGGCGCTGGTCGTTGGTTATTCTTGTGATCGGCCTGCCACTTTACGTTGTGGCGGTGGTGACGGTTTTGAACTGGCTGGAGCGCCCCCCGATATGGGTGGAACTTCTGGTCTATATCGTTCTGGGCATTCTTTGGGCCCTGCCGTTCAAGTTCGTTTTTCGCGGGGTTGGCAAAGAAGACCCGGATCAATCCTGA
- a CDS encoding DMT family transporter, with amino-acid sequence MTQDRPVFGIFLMLGFCVLAPLGDAMAKLLGETTPLGLLVAVRFAVQALILIPLVVMTGRPWRMRGRILRLTVIRTLLHIIGITAMFSALQFLPLADAIAIAFVMPFIMLLLGRYVLGEEVGARRLVACIVGFIGTLLVIQPSFSEVGAPALLPLIVAVVFALFMLVTRQIAKETDPISLQAVSGVLATVVLVPVLVIGTPLGIWDLSAALPAPDMYWLLIAIGVLGTVAHLLMTWSLRYAPSATLAPMQYLEIPVATLIGWVIFSDLPDGPAAVGIMITVAAGLYVILRERATARTVPTETPA; translated from the coding sequence ATGACTCAGGATCGTCCCGTCTTCGGCATCTTTTTGATGTTAGGTTTTTGCGTGCTCGCACCCTTGGGAGATGCGATGGCAAAGCTGTTGGGTGAGACGACTCCGTTAGGTCTGCTGGTTGCTGTCCGCTTCGCGGTGCAAGCGTTGATTCTCATCCCCCTTGTGGTGATGACGGGTCGGCCCTGGCGGATGCGCGGGCGGATTCTGCGCCTGACAGTCATCCGCACGCTGCTGCACATCATCGGCATAACTGCGATGTTCAGCGCGCTGCAGTTCCTGCCTTTGGCTGACGCCATCGCCATTGCCTTTGTCATGCCTTTCATCATGTTGCTGCTGGGCAGATACGTTCTGGGCGAAGAGGTCGGCGCGCGGCGCCTTGTGGCTTGCATCGTCGGTTTCATCGGCACACTTCTGGTCATCCAGCCCAGCTTTTCCGAGGTCGGCGCACCTGCTCTGCTGCCTTTGATCGTTGCCGTGGTTTTTGCGTTGTTCATGCTGGTCACGCGCCAGATCGCCAAGGAAACTGATCCGATTTCCTTGCAGGCGGTGTCTGGCGTCCTAGCAACTGTGGTGCTGGTTCCTGTCCTTGTGATCGGAACACCGCTTGGTATCTGGGACCTGTCAGCCGCCTTGCCCGCCCCCGACATGTATTGGTTGCTGATCGCGATTGGAGTTCTGGGGACCGTCGCGCATCTGCTGATGACATGGTCACTGCGCTATGCACCTTCGGCCACGCTGGCCCCGATGCAATACCTGGAAATCCCGGTGGCAACCCTGATTGGCTGGGTAATTTTCAGCGACCTGCCGGACGGGCCGGCAGCGGTTGGCATCATGATCACAGTCGCCGCCGGTTTGTACGTTATTCTTCGCGAACGGGCCACCGCTCGCACTGTCCCGACAGAAACACCTGCATGA
- a CDS encoding thiamine diphosphokinase, with translation MANLRKNEPIVRSADPIGLFGGGYVGFDDLNLVLNRVTSVVAADGGAAVLTESGRIPDAVIGDFDSLDNASKAKIPSDRLFAIREQDSTDFDKALRNVQAPLVLGAGFLGGRLDHQLAVLSILVRRQDQACILLGEHEVVFHAPPRIRLPVAPGDVVSLFPMRPVTGRSTGLEWPIDGLRFHPDGQVGTSNRALSDVELQMDGPGLLVMAPRTALDPLMQVFLSGQCERWPVREE, from the coding sequence ATGGCCAATCTTAGGAAAAATGAACCAATTGTACGCTCTGCTGATCCAATCGGGTTGTTTGGGGGCGGTTATGTTGGTTTCGACGACCTGAATTTGGTGCTGAACCGCGTCACTTCAGTCGTTGCAGCGGATGGTGGGGCGGCAGTTCTGACAGAATCAGGTCGGATTCCGGACGCGGTCATCGGGGATTTCGATTCGCTGGACAACGCGTCGAAAGCGAAAATCCCGTCTGACCGGCTTTTTGCCATTCGCGAGCAGGACAGCACCGATTTCGACAAGGCCTTGCGCAATGTGCAGGCTCCGCTGGTTTTGGGGGCCGGTTTTCTTGGCGGACGACTTGATCATCAGCTTGCAGTTCTGAGCATACTTGTCAGACGTCAGGACCAGGCTTGCATTTTGTTGGGCGAGCATGAGGTGGTTTTTCACGCACCTCCCCGAATCCGGCTGCCGGTTGCGCCCGGAGATGTGGTTTCCCTCTTTCCAATGCGCCCGGTGACGGGGCGCAGCACCGGGCTGGAATGGCCCATCGACGGCCTGCGGTTTCATCCGGACGGGCAGGTGGGTACTTCCAATCGCGCGCTTTCGGATGTTGAATTGCAGATGGATGGACCAGGCCTTTTGGTCATGGCTCCCCGCACTGCACTCGATCCGCTCATGCAGGTGTTTCTGTCGGGACAGTGCGAGCGGTGGCCCGTTCGCGAAGAATAA
- a CDS encoding CTP synthase, which yields MARFIFITGGVVSSLGKGLASAALGALLQARGYSVRLRKLDPYLNVDPGTMSPFEHGEVFVTDDGAETDLDLGHYERFTGVAARKTDSVSSGRIYSNVLEKERRGDYLGKTIQVIPHVTNEIKDFIAIGEDEVDFMLCEIGGTVGDIEGLPFFEAIRQFSQDKPRGQCLFMHLTLLPYIKASGELKTKPTQHSVKELRSIGLAPDILVCRSEGPIPTKEREKLALFCNVRPDSVIAAQDLSTIYDAPLAYHREGLDQAVLDAFQISPAPKPDLAKWEDVSDRIHNAEGEVKVAIVGKYTQLEDAYKSIAEALTHGGMANRVKVKVEWVDAEVFDNEDVAPYLEGFHAILVPGGFGERGTEGKIKAAQYAREHQVPYLGICLGMQMAVIEAARNAAGIKEAGSEEFDHEAGKKRFEPVVYHLKEWVQGNHKVERKVGDDKGGTMRLGAYNAVLAEGSKVAEVYGGTQIEERHRHRYEVDIKYREQLEKAGLNFSGMSPDGRLPEIVEWSDHPWFIGVQYHPELKSKPFDPHPLFRDFVRAAKDTSRLV from the coding sequence ATGGCGCGTTTTATTTTCATCACCGGTGGTGTGGTTTCGTCTTTGGGCAAGGGACTGGCTTCGGCGGCGTTGGGCGCCTTGTTGCAGGCCCGGGGATACTCGGTACGCCTGCGTAAGCTGGACCCCTATCTGAACGTCGATCCCGGCACGATGTCGCCGTTCGAACATGGTGAGGTTTTCGTCACCGACGACGGGGCCGAAACCGATCTGGATCTGGGCCATTACGAACGTTTCACCGGCGTGGCCGCGCGCAAGACCGACTCGGTCAGCTCGGGCCGGATCTATTCCAACGTGCTCGAAAAGGAACGCCGCGGCGACTACTTGGGCAAGACCATCCAGGTGATCCCGCACGTCACCAACGAGATCAAGGATTTCATCGCCATCGGCGAGGACGAGGTCGATTTCATGCTGTGTGAGATCGGCGGCACCGTGGGCGATATCGAGGGCCTGCCGTTCTTCGAAGCCATCCGTCAGTTCAGTCAGGACAAGCCGCGCGGTCAGTGCCTTTTCATGCACCTGACACTGCTGCCCTATATCAAGGCTTCCGGTGAGCTGAAAACCAAGCCGACACAGCACTCGGTGAAGGAACTGCGCTCGATCGGTCTGGCGCCTGACATTCTTGTCTGCCGCTCTGAAGGGCCGATCCCGACCAAGGAACGCGAAAAACTTGCCCTGTTCTGTAATGTGCGCCCCGACAGTGTGATCGCAGCGCAGGATCTGAGCACCATCTATGACGCCCCTCTGGCCTATCACCGCGAAGGTCTGGATCAGGCCGTTTTGGACGCGTTCCAGATCAGCCCTGCACCCAAACCCGATCTGGCCAAATGGGAAGATGTCAGCGACCGCATACACAACGCCGAGGGCGAGGTGAAAGTTGCCATCGTGGGCAAGTATACTCAGCTTGAAGACGCCTATAAGTCGATTGCCGAAGCGTTGACTCATGGCGGCATGGCAAATCGGGTCAAGGTCAAGGTCGAGTGGGTCGACGCCGAGGTGTTCGATAACGAAGACGTCGCACCATATCTTGAAGGTTTCCACGCCATCCTCGTCCCCGGAGGCTTTGGTGAGCGCGGCACAGAAGGAAAAATCAAGGCAGCCCAATATGCGCGCGAACACCAGGTCCCCTATCTGGGCATCTGCCTGGGTATGCAGATGGCCGTGATCGAAGCCGCTCGGAATGCCGCTGGTATCAAGGAAGCGGGTTCAGAGGAATTCGACCACGAAGCCGGCAAGAAGCGTTTTGAGCCTGTCGTGTACCATCTGAAGGAATGGGTGCAGGGCAACCACAAGGTCGAACGCAAGGTCGGCGACGACAAGGGCGGCACCATGCGCCTGGGCGCCTACAACGCGGTGCTGGCGGAGGGATCGAAAGTCGCTGAGGTTTATGGCGGCACACAGATCGAGGAGCGCCACCGTCACCGTTATGAGGTGGACATCAAGTACCGTGAGCAGCTTGAAAAGGCGGGGCTCAATTTCTCGGGCATGTCGCCGGACGGTCGCTTGCCAGAGATCGTGGAATGGTCGGATCACCCATGGTTCATCGGCGTGCAGTACCATCCGGAATTGAAATCCAAACCGTTCGACCCGCATCCCCTCTTCCGCGATTTTGTACGCGCTGCGAAAGACACTTCGCGCCTGGTCTGA
- a CDS encoding L-serine ammonia-lyase translates to MFLSVFDMFKVGIGPSSSHTMGPMVAAARFLDMMRASPFEFAGLKGSLHGSLAFTGVGHATDRATILGLAGFVPDTYDNGKAEAVLADIAKTHTVTPEGLPTLQFDPKADLVFDYDTNLPGHANGMILMATDAQGDVILRQVFYSIGGGFVLTEEELAEGKATDEGAPVPFPFKSAAEMLDMAKSSGNSIAEMKRANEIARGCADSFAKGSARLWDVMNACIERGLTTDGILPGGLKVRRRAKGIYDALMAERGMNLTAPHTINDWMSVYAMAVNEENAAGGQVVTAPTNGAAGVLPAVLRYYLDHVPGASESHIEDFFLTAAAIGGLVKYNASISGAEAGCQAEVGSASAMAAAGLCAVMGGTPEQVENAAEIALEHHLGMTCDPVAGLVQVPCIERNGLGAIKAVSAASLALRGDGEHFVPLDAVIETMRQTGHDMHERYKETSLGGLAVNVPNC, encoded by the coding sequence ATGTTCCTCTCTGTCTTCGATATGTTCAAAGTGGGCATCGGCCCGTCCTCCTCGCACACCATGGGCCCCATGGTGGCGGCGGCTCGCTTTCTGGACATGATGCGTGCATCACCATTTGAATTTGCAGGTCTGAAGGGCTCGCTGCATGGCTCGCTCGCCTTTACCGGCGTTGGCCATGCAACCGACCGGGCGACCATTCTGGGATTGGCCGGCTTTGTTCCGGACACCTACGACAACGGCAAGGCCGAGGCCGTATTGGCGGACATCGCCAAGACACACACAGTTACCCCCGAAGGCCTGCCGACACTTCAATTCGACCCAAAAGCTGACCTGGTTTTCGACTATGACACCAACCTGCCGGGGCACGCCAACGGGATGATCCTGATGGCCACAGACGCGCAGGGGGACGTGATCCTGCGTCAGGTGTTCTATTCCATCGGTGGCGGTTTTGTCCTGACCGAAGAAGAGCTGGCCGAGGGCAAAGCAACCGACGAAGGCGCGCCTGTACCGTTCCCGTTCAAGTCTGCCGCGGAGATGCTGGATATGGCCAAATCCAGTGGAAACAGCATCGCCGAGATGAAGCGCGCCAATGAGATAGCGCGCGGCTGTGCTGACAGTTTTGCCAAAGGCTCTGCCCGCCTGTGGGACGTCATGAATGCCTGTATCGAACGCGGTTTGACGACTGACGGCATCCTGCCGGGCGGGCTGAAGGTGCGCCGCAGGGCAAAGGGTATCTATGACGCGCTGATGGCCGAACGCGGCATGAACCTGACCGCGCCGCACACGATCAACGACTGGATGAGCGTCTACGCCATGGCGGTCAACGAAGAAAACGCCGCCGGTGGGCAAGTCGTCACAGCACCGACCAACGGGGCGGCAGGCGTTCTTCCTGCGGTGTTGCGCTATTACCTGGACCACGTTCCCGGTGCCTCGGAGAGCCATATCGAAGACTTCTTTCTGACCGCGGCCGCGATTGGAGGGCTGGTCAAATACAATGCGTCCATCTCGGGGGCCGAAGCGGGGTGTCAGGCCGAGGTTGGCAGCGCATCAGCCATGGCGGCAGCCGGGCTTTGCGCCGTTATGGGCGGCACACCCGAGCAGGTTGAAAACGCCGCCGAGATTGCATTGGAGCATCATCTGGGCATGACCTGCGATCCCGTCGCCGGTCTGGTTCAGGTGCCCTGTATCGAGCGGAACGGACTAGGTGCCATCAAGGCGGTGTCTGCTGCATCGCTGGCCCTGCGCGGCGACGGTGAGCATTTCGTGCCGCTGGACGCAGTGATCGAAACCATGCGTCAGACCGGTCATGACATGCACGAAAGGTACAAAGAAACCTCACTTGGCGGGTTGGCCGTGAACGTGCCAAACTGCTGA
- a CDS encoding nitrile hydratase accessory protein has protein sequence MSDCITHSAPDPVFAEPWHAQVFAVTVALNEAGRFEWPDWATRFSNTLKRHGLSRELDGGDDYFKAWVETLEGLLAEQGTAPQQDVKQLCQFWEEAYLTTPHGQPVHLR, from the coding sequence ATGAGCGATTGCATCACCCACAGCGCACCCGATCCCGTCTTTGCCGAGCCCTGGCACGCTCAGGTATTCGCTGTCACCGTGGCGTTGAACGAGGCCGGTCGGTTCGAATGGCCCGACTGGGCCACCCGGTTTTCGAATACGTTGAAGCGCCACGGACTCTCTCGAGAACTGGATGGAGGTGACGATTACTTCAAAGCATGGGTGGAAACGCTTGAGGGGTTGTTGGCCGAACAGGGCACTGCGCCGCAGCAGGATGTAAAACAGTTATGTCAATTCTGGGAAGAAGCATATCTGACGACACCTCATGGGCAACCGGTGCATTTGCGTTGA
- the nthA gene encoding nitrile hydratase subunit alpha has product MPHDDHDHPHALLPPEPALRVKALETILTRKGLIDPAALDEIIDTYQNKIGPQNGARVVAKAWSDPAFKAALLEDATPVVADLGYYGRQGEHMVVVENTPARHNMVVCTLCSCYPWPLLGIPPGWYKSDAYRARAVREPRKVLAEFGVTLDEGTSVRVWDSTAEVRYLVLPMRPEGTDGMSEEELAALVTRDSMIGTGLPKVLS; this is encoded by the coding sequence ATGCCACATGACGACCACGACCACCCGCACGCCCTTTTGCCGCCTGAACCCGCATTGCGTGTCAAAGCGCTTGAAACGATTCTGACCCGCAAAGGTCTGATCGATCCAGCGGCTCTGGATGAAATCATCGACACCTATCAGAACAAGATTGGCCCGCAGAACGGCGCGCGGGTTGTTGCCAAAGCCTGGAGCGACCCAGCTTTCAAGGCCGCTCTTTTGGAAGACGCCACCCCGGTGGTCGCGGATCTCGGCTATTATGGTCGCCAGGGCGAACACATGGTTGTTGTCGAAAACACGCCGGCCCGGCACAACATGGTCGTCTGCACCTTGTGCAGTTGCTATCCTTGGCCTTTGCTGGGTATCCCGCCGGGCTGGTACAAATCTGATGCCTACCGGGCTCGTGCGGTGCGTGAGCCCCGCAAAGTACTGGCTGAATTCGGCGTCACCTTGGACGAGGGAACTTCCGTACGGGTCTGGGATTCGACGGCCGAGGTTCGCTACCTCGTTCTGCCGATGCGTCCCGAAGGCACAGATGGGATGAGTGAGGAGGAACTTGCTGCGCTTGTGACACGCGACAGTATGATCGGCACGGGCCTGCCGAAGGTCCTTTCATGA